A window of the Citrus sinensis cultivar Valencia sweet orange chromosome 9, DVS_A1.0, whole genome shotgun sequence genome harbors these coding sequences:
- the LOC127899673 gene encoding protein DETOXIFICATION 12-like isoform X2: MRDNDTEKNMEESLLIPKESLSSTSTTWDLLSGELKKQGYIAAPMVAVTLSQYLLQVVSMMMVGHLRQLALSSTAMAISLASVTGFSVLLGMASALETLCGQAYGAQQYQRIGTQIYTAIFCLFLVCFPLSFLGIYMGRLLVLVGQDPQISHEVGKFIIWLLPALFAYAAMQALIRYFQSQSLIIPMFLSSYAALCLHICICWGLVFKSGLGNLGIGEFFQFAIPSAVMVCLEWWSFELLILMSGLLPNPQLETSVLSVCLSTIQTLSAIPYGLGAAVSTRVSNELGAGNVQRARVAVYAVVFMAVMETIIASASLFASWGVFGYVFSNEGKVVDYVITMAPLVCLSVIMDSLQGLFSGVARGCGWQNIAAFVNLGAYYLCGVPTAAILGFWLKFRGRGLWIGIQAGAFTQTLLLGIITTFTDWEKQASKARKRLSKGRSFEENRIFCE; the protein is encoded by the exons ATGAGAGACAACGATACAGAAAAGAATATGGAAGAGAGTTTATTAATACCAAAAGAGAGTTTATCATCAACATCCACAACATGGGATTTGTTGAGTGGAGAATTGAAAAAGCAGGGTTACATAGCAGCACCAATGGTGGCAGTAACTTTATCACAGTATTTGCTTCAAGTTGTTTccatgatgatggttggtcATCTTCGTCAACTTGCTCTTTCTAGCACCGCCATGGCCATCTCTCTAGCTAGCGTCACCGGCTTCAGCGTCCTT TTAGGAATGGCAAGTGCTCTGGAAACATTATGTGGGCAAGCATATGGAGCTCAGCAATATCAAAGAATTGGAACTCAAATTTACACtgcaatattttgtttattcttaGTATGTTTTCCGCTTTCCTTTCTAGGGATTTACATGGGAAGGCTGCTAGTTTTGGTAGGCCAAGACCCCCAGATTTCACACGAAGTAGGCAAGTTTATAATCTGGCTTCTTCCAGCTCTGTTTGCTTATGCAGCAATGCAGGCGCTTATTCGATATTTTCAGTCTCAAAGTTTGATCATTCCCATGTTCTTAAGCTCCTATGCCGCTCTTTGTTTGCATATTTGCATCTGTTGGGGTTTGGTATTCAAGTCTGGACTGGGAAACCTTGGAATTGGAGAGTTCTTCCAATTTGCTATCCCTTCTGCAGTAATGGTTTG CCTAGAATGGTGGTCATTTGAATTGCTCATTTTAATGTCAGGGCTGTTGCCTAACCCACAGCTTGAAACTTCAGTCCTATCTGTATG TCTCAGTACTATTCAAACCCTCTCTGCAATCCCATATGGACTTGGTGCTGCAGTGAG TACTAGAGTTTCAAATGAACTAGGAGCTGGGAATGTGCAAAGAGCCCGTGTAGCTGTCTATGCTGTGGTTTTTATGGCAGTCATGGAGACTATCATAGCAAGTGCATCTCTCTTTGCCAGCTGGGGTGTTTTTGGTTATGTTTTCAGCAATGAGGGAAAAGTTGTGGATTATGTCATAACCATGGCTCCTCTGGTTTGTTTGTCTGTCATCATGGATAGCTTACAAGGACTCTTTTCAG gtgTTGCAAGAGGATGTGGGTGGCAGAATATAGCTGCTTTTGTGAATCTTGGGGCTTATTATTTGTGTGGAGTCCCAACTGCTGCCATTTTGGGTTTCTGGTTAAAGTTTAGAGGAAGGGGTCTATGGATTGGGATACAAGCTGGTGCTTTTACACAAACACTTCTGCTTGGCATCATAACAACATTTACAGATTGGGAAAAACAG GCAAGTAAAGCAAGGAAAAGATTATCAAAGGGAAGatcttttgaagaaaatagaatATTTTGTGAGTGA
- the LOC127899677 gene encoding probable glutathione S-transferase isoform X3 — MAEVKLHGALLSPFVYRVIWALKLKGVPYEFVLEDLSNKSALLLKHNPVHKKIPVLVHGGKPVCESMVILEYIEETWPLNPLMPNNPYDRALARFWIKFAEDKGVAVWKMFRSTREELQNTMKEALEMLQTVEEHGLGEKKFFNGDNIGLVDLAFGSIVYWLQVIEDIVGAKLFESHKFPHLHAWIETFKQVPVIEENLPNQDELLVALKLRREQLMASA; from the exons ATGGCTGAAGTGAAGCTTCATGGGGCACTGCTGAGTCCATTTGTTTACAGGGTGATTTGGGctctgaaattgaaaggcgTGCCAtatgaatttgttttagaaGATCTCTCAAACAAAAGTGCTTTGCTTTTGAAGCACAATCCGGTTCACAAGAAGATCCCAGTGCTTGTCCATGGCGGAAAACCAGTTTGTGAGTCCATGGTTATTCTCGAATACATCGAAGAGACGTGGCCACTGAATCCCTTGATGCCAAATAATCCTTATGATAGAGCTCTTGCTCGATTCTGGATTAAATTCGCCGAAGACAAG GGTGTTGCTGTTTGGAAAATGTTTCGTAGCACTAGAGAAGAACTACAAAACACAATGAAGGAAGCCTTGGAAATGCTACAAACCGTTGAAGAGCATGGCTTGGGAGAGAAGAAATTTTTCAATGGAGACAATATTGGCTTAGTGGACCTAGCGTTTGGTTCAATTGTTTATTGGTTGCAAGTCATTGAAGATATAGTGGGAGCTAAACTATTTGAATCACACAAATTCCCTCACTTGCATGCCTGGATTGAAACTTTCAAGCAAGTCCCTGtgattgaagaaaatcttcctAATCAGGATGAACTATTGGTTGCTCTCAAACTTCGTCGTGAACAGTTGATGGCTTCTGCTTGA
- the LOC127899673 gene encoding protein DETOXIFICATION 12-like isoform X1, whose amino-acid sequence MRDNDTEKNMEESLLIPKESLSSTSTTWDLLSGELKKQGYIAAPMVAVTLSQYLLQVVSMMMVGHLRQLALSSTAMAISLASVTGFSVLLGMASALETLCGQAYGAQQYQRIGTQIYTAIFCLFLVCFPLSFLGIYMGRLLVLVGQDPQISHEVGKFIIWLLPALFAYAAMQALIRYFQSQSLIIPMFLSSYAALCLHICICWGLVFKSGLGNLGIGEFFQFAIPSAVMVCLEWWSFELLILMSGLLPNPQLETSVLSVCLSTIQTLSAIPYGLGAAVSTRVSNELGAGNVQRARVAVYAVVFMAVMETIIASASLFASWGVFGYVFSNEGKVVDYVITMAPLVCLSVIMDSLQGLFSGVARGCGWQNIAAFVNLGAYYLCGVPTAAILGFWLKFRGRGLWIGIQAGAFTQTLLLGIITTFTDWEKQASKARKRLSKGRSLEDNRIVCE is encoded by the exons ATGAGAGACAACGATACAGAAAAGAATATGGAAGAGAGTTTATTAATACCAAAAGAGAGTTTATCATCAACATCCACAACATGGGATTTGTTGAGTGGAGAATTGAAAAAGCAGGGTTACATAGCAGCACCAATGGTGGCAGTAACTTTATCACAGTATTTGCTTCAAGTTGTTTccatgatgatggttggtcATCTTCGTCAACTTGCTCTTTCTAGCACCGCCATGGCCATCTCTCTAGCTAGCGTCACCGGCTTCAGCGTCCTT TTAGGAATGGCAAGTGCTCTGGAAACATTATGTGGGCAAGCATATGGAGCTCAGCAATATCAAAGAATTGGAACTCAAATTTACACtgcaatattttgtttattcttaGTATGTTTTCCGCTTTCCTTTCTAGGGATTTACATGGGAAGGCTGCTAGTTTTGGTAGGCCAAGACCCCCAGATTTCACACGAAGTAGGCAAGTTTATAATCTGGCTTCTTCCAGCTCTGTTTGCTTATGCAGCAATGCAGGCGCTTATTCGATATTTTCAGTCTCAAAGTTTGATCATTCCCATGTTCTTAAGCTCCTATGCCGCTCTTTGTTTGCATATTTGCATCTGTTGGGGTTTGGTATTCAAGTCTGGACTGGGAAACCTTGGAATTGGAGAGTTCTTCCAATTTGCTATCCCTTCTGCAGTAATGGTTTG CCTAGAATGGTGGTCATTTGAATTGCTCATTTTAATGTCAGGGCTGTTGCCTAACCCACAGCTTGAAACTTCAGTCCTATCTGTATG TCTCAGTACTATTCAAACCCTCTCTGCAATCCCATATGGACTTGGTGCTGCAGTGAG TACTAGAGTTTCAAATGAACTAGGAGCTGGGAATGTGCAAAGAGCCCGTGTAGCTGTCTATGCTGTGGTTTTTATGGCAGTCATGGAGACTATCATAGCAAGTGCATCTCTCTTTGCCAGCTGGGGTGTTTTTGGTTATGTTTTCAGCAATGAGGGAAAAGTTGTGGATTATGTCATAACCATGGCTCCTCTGGTTTGTTTGTCTGTCATCATGGATAGCTTACAAGGACTCTTTTCAG gtgTTGCAAGAGGATGTGGGTGGCAGAATATAGCTGCTTTTGTGAATCTTGGGGCTTATTATTTGTGTGGAGTCCCAACTGCTGCCATTTTGGGTTTCTGGTTAAAGTTTAGAGGAAGGGGTCTATGGATTGGGATACAAGCTGGTGCTTTTACACAAACACTTCTGCTTGGCATCATAACAACATTTACAGATTGGGAAAAACAG
- the LOC102628216 gene encoding probable glutathione S-transferase isoform X2, whose translation MAEVKLHGALPSPFVYRVIWALKLKGVPYEFVSEDLSNKSALLLKYNPVHKKIPVLSHGGKPVCESMVILEYIEETWPQNPSLMPNNPYDRAHTRFWIKFAEDKGVAIWKMFRSTGQELQNTAKEALEMLQTVEEHGLGEKKFFNGDNIGLVDLAFGSIVYWLQVIEDVVGVKLFESHKFPRLHAWLENFKQVPIIEENLPNQDEMLVVFKRRREQLVASA comes from the exons ATGGCTGAAGTGAAGCTTCATGGGGCCCTGCCGAGTCCATTTGTTTACAGGGTGATTTGGGctctgaaattgaaaggcgTGCCATATGAATTTGTTTCCGAAGATCTCTCAAACAAAAGTGCATTGCTTTTGAAGTATAATCCAGTTCACAAGAAGATCCCAGTGCTCTCCCATGGCGGAAAACCAGTTTGTGAGTCCATGGTTATTCTCGAATACATCGAAGAGACGTGGCCACAGAATCCCTCCTTGATGCCAAATAATCCTTATGATAGGGCTCATACTCGATTCTGGATCAAATTCGCTGAAGACAAG GGTGTTGCCATTTGGAAAATGTTTCGTAGCACTGGACAAGAACTACAAAACACAGCGAAGGAAGCCTTGGAAATGCTACAAACCGTTGAAGAGCATGGCTTGGGAGAGAAGAAATTTTTCAACGGAGATAATATTGGCTTAGTGGACCTAGCATTTGGTTCAATTGTTTATTGGTTGCAAGTCATTGAAGATGTAGTGGGAGTTAAACTATTTGAATCACACAAATTCCCTCGCTTGCATGCCTggcttgaaaatttcaagcaagTCCCCATAATTGAAGAAAACCTTCCCAATCAGGATGAAATGTTGGTTGTTTTCAAACGCCGTCGTGAACAGTTGGTGGCTTCTGCTTGA
- the LOC127899673 gene encoding protein DETOXIFICATION 12-like isoform X3 → MASALETLCGQAYGAQQYQRIGTQIYTAIFCLFLVCFPLSFLGIYMGRLLVLVGQDPQISHEVGKFIIWLLPALFAYAAMQALIRYFQSQSLIIPMFLSSYAALCLHICICWGLVFKSGLGNLGIGEFFQFAIPSAVMVCLEWWSFELLILMSGLLPNPQLETSVLSVCLSTIQTLSAIPYGLGAAVSTRVSNELGAGNVQRARVAVYAVVFMAVMETIIASASLFASWGVFGYVFSNEGKVVDYVITMAPLVCLSVIMDSLQGLFSGVARGCGWQNIAAFVNLGAYYLCGVPTAAILGFWLKFRGRGLWIGIQAGAFTQTLLLGIITTFTDWEKQASKARKRLSKGRSLEDNRIVCE, encoded by the exons ATGGCAAGTGCTCTGGAAACATTATGTGGGCAAGCATATGGAGCTCAGCAATATCAAAGAATTGGAACTCAAATTTACACtgcaatattttgtttattcttaGTATGTTTTCCGCTTTCCTTTCTAGGGATTTACATGGGAAGGCTGCTAGTTTTGGTAGGCCAAGACCCCCAGATTTCACACGAAGTAGGCAAGTTTATAATCTGGCTTCTTCCAGCTCTGTTTGCTTATGCAGCAATGCAGGCGCTTATTCGATATTTTCAGTCTCAAAGTTTGATCATTCCCATGTTCTTAAGCTCCTATGCCGCTCTTTGTTTGCATATTTGCATCTGTTGGGGTTTGGTATTCAAGTCTGGACTGGGAAACCTTGGAATTGGAGAGTTCTTCCAATTTGCTATCCCTTCTGCAGTAATGGTTTG CCTAGAATGGTGGTCATTTGAATTGCTCATTTTAATGTCAGGGCTGTTGCCTAACCCACAGCTTGAAACTTCAGTCCTATCTGTATG TCTCAGTACTATTCAAACCCTCTCTGCAATCCCATATGGACTTGGTGCTGCAGTGAG TACTAGAGTTTCAAATGAACTAGGAGCTGGGAATGTGCAAAGAGCCCGTGTAGCTGTCTATGCTGTGGTTTTTATGGCAGTCATGGAGACTATCATAGCAAGTGCATCTCTCTTTGCCAGCTGGGGTGTTTTTGGTTATGTTTTCAGCAATGAGGGAAAAGTTGTGGATTATGTCATAACCATGGCTCCTCTGGTTTGTTTGTCTGTCATCATGGATAGCTTACAAGGACTCTTTTCAG gtgTTGCAAGAGGATGTGGGTGGCAGAATATAGCTGCTTTTGTGAATCTTGGGGCTTATTATTTGTGTGGAGTCCCAACTGCTGCCATTTTGGGTTTCTGGTTAAAGTTTAGAGGAAGGGGTCTATGGATTGGGATACAAGCTGGTGCTTTTACACAAACACTTCTGCTTGGCATCATAACAACATTTACAGATTGGGAAAAACAG
- the LOC112496430 gene encoding probable glutathione S-transferase — MAEVKLHGGWASPFSNKVVWALKLKGIPYEYIEEDLYNKSASLLKYNPVHKMIPVLVHGEKPVCESMVILEYIEEMWPQNPSLMPSDPYDRAQARFWIKFAEDKGVAVWKMFFSTGQVLENAMKAALEMLQTVEKHGLGEKKFFNGDNIGLADLAFGAIAYWLQVLEDVMGVKLFESHKFPSLHEWFENFRKVPVIEENLPNQHEMVIAFKRRRETLVTSA; from the exons ATGGCTGAAGTGAAGCTCCACGGGGGATGGGCGAGTCCATTTAGCAACAAGGTGGTATGGGctctgaaattgaaaggcaTCCCGTATGAATACATTGAAGAAGATCTCTACAACAAAAGTGCTTCGCTTTTGAAGTATAACCCAGTTCACAAGATGATACCAGTGCTCGTTCATGGCGAAAAACCAGTTTGCGAGTCCATGGTTATTCTCGAATACATTGAAGAGATGTGGCCACAGAATCCCTCCTTGATGCCAAGTGATCCTTATGATAGAGCTCAAGCTCgtttttggattaaatttgCCGAAGACAAG GGAGTAGCTGTTTGGAAAATGTTTTTCAGCACTGGACAAGTCCTGGAGAATGCAATGAAGGCAGCCTTGGAAATGCTTCAAACCGTTGAAAAACATGGCCTAGGAGAGAAGAAATTTTTCAATGGAGACAATATTGGCTTAGCGGACCTAGCATTTGGTGCCATTGCTTATTGGCTGCAGGTCCTTGAAGATGTAATGGGAGTGAAACTATTTGAATCTCACAAATTCCCAAGCTTGCATGAGTGGTTTGAAAATTTCAGGAAAGTCCCTgtaattgaagaaaatcttccaAATCAGCATGAGATGGTGATCGCTTTCAAACGTCGTCGGGAAACATTGGTGACATCTGCATGA